In Candidatus Moanabacter tarae, the genomic stretch CATGAAGAACCAACTCTGATTCGCCCCCTAAAAGTCGGGATGTGTAGACCCGAAGTTTCAGTAAATCGCCTTCACAGAAAGCTGCTTCTTTTTCCACCCATCGATTTTTCATTTATCCATATCCTTGAGGGATAAGTTTAGTTCTATTGATACGCCTTCAACTCTTTTCAATCACCCACAATCTTAGGAATCAAACTCTAGTCCACAAGACCATCTGATAATCCATCTCATAATAAGGAATAATCACTTAGTCGGAAACAACACCCTCTCATTTACTCCTACAAGAAAGTTGCTTTAGAAGCCTACGCAACACACTCTCTGCTCAATAGTCTTATCACACCTACCTCAAGCGTATTCACATCATCGAAACAAATTTCAATTTCAGACCATACCTGAGACCCGGGAGACAACTGATGTCATTTCCAGGGCGAAAACACTAATTTCGATGTCACCCGTAACCGGAAAATAGAATTGAGGAGCTGATATTCTAGCCGCTTGACACTGAACAGTTGTTTATCTATACATTTGTCCATCATGCAGGAATTGACAATTCGTCAACAGGAAATTCTTGGCTATATCCAACTCCACATGCGGACCCAAGGCACCTGGCCAAGCTTTCGCGAAATCCAGTCCCATTTTGGGTTCTCCAGCACCAACGCTGTTATGGGACACCTTCGTGCACTGGAGAAAAAAGGTTACATTAGCCGAGTACCCGGACAAGCTCGTACCTTCAGGATAACGATGGAACTAGAAGAAGATCATCTCCCCGTTGAAGCCAAGGAGGTCGTCGACATTCCAATCTTTGGGGCTATTGCTGCTGGTTATCCAGATGGGGTGGAGTCAAGCGGCGAAATTGGGAGGCTCCAAATCGATGCCGAAACGGCTGGGATACGTCGAGCCCGCCGAGCATTTGCCCTCAAGGTAGCGGGAATTAGTATGGTCGATGCTGGTATTCACGATGGGGATGTTGTTATCTTAGAACAACGTCCTCCTCAAAATGGCGATATTGTGGCTGCACTTATAGACGGTGAAACCACCTTGAAGCGCTTTATCAAAAAAATTGGGCATGCTCCATATCTAAAGGCCGAGAATAAACGATATCCAAAACTGTACCCTGTCTCCGAATTGATCATCCAAGGGGTGGCTAAAGCCTTTGTAAGGAATTTGTGAGTTCAGATCTTTTCCGAAACCCCTATTTCTTGACGAATCATCTCGACAAAATAGAACCTCATGGGTTCTAACCATCAGTTCCCGTCCATTCAGGCCCTAGAACCTGAACGCCTAAAGAATCCGTTTCCTGTACAGAACTATCAATACCTTACCGGATTTTAATTCTATCTTACAGGGGAGATGCACAATTCTGAGATCCTACCTATAGGAGCTCTGGTAAATTCTTTATTATACCGGATGAAAAGACTCCTTTGGGCAGCCTTTCTGATTCTGGCAACTTCAGGCCTCTGGGCAACTAATGAAAAAAATTTTTCATTACGAACTGAAAAGCACGCCTCACCAGAAATGGTCTTAAAGCAAGCTGAAAAAGCATTTCAGCTCGATCAGTATGAAGAGGTACGGCTTGCTCTGCAGGCCCTTTCCAAGATGCGGCATCCCCAAGCCCGGACCTGGCTAGGTTTCATGTTGGCCCTTGGGCTTGGCGGTGATATCGATCAAAAAAAGTCAAAAAAACTTCTCATGGCAGCGGCGCGCTCCGGCAGTGCGCCTGCGGCCAGATATCTCATTTGGAAATTTGACGCTGGGGATATAGACTCTACAGACGAGGACGAAGCCGATGAGATTCGAACGCTCTCTCGTAAGAATACAAAAGGCTTAGGGATTACCCACTTTGGCTGGATGGTAGTCGACGGAGAGTCTTTTCGAAACAACTACCAAAATACTCTCGATTATATCAGTGGGTTAGCGAAAAAGGACATTCGCTGGGCTCAGTACAACATGGGAGTTATCTATGAAGAAGGTAGAGGCGTTCCTACAGATATGAAAGAAGCTCTAATCTGGTACAAAAAAGCGGCAGATAATGGGCACAATAAAGCTCAGTTCCGAATCGGCAAGTTCCACCAGGATGCCTATTTCGGCAAACCAGATTTCAAAGCAGCCGTCAAATGGTACAAAAAAGCAGCTAACCAGGACCACATTTCCGCCGATACTCATCTCGCCCATCTCTATGCGAATGGTCGAGGGGTTGATCGGAGCGATCGTTTGGCCCTCCGACATTATCGAAAAGCAGCCATCCGAGGTGATGTAGAAGCACAGAGCGAATTAGGCTATTGGTACAAAACCGGAAGAGAAGTTGATGAGGACCCACTTCAGTCGATCTATTGGCTCGAATTAGCAGCTAAAAATGGCGACCTCAGGTCTCAAACGCAGTTGGGCCAGCTCTACCTCGGAGGGCAAGGGGTAAATGGTGATTCTGACAAGGCGCTCTATTGGTTGGAGAAAGCCGCCAAAAGGAAATCCCCAGCCGCTCTCTACGCCCTTGGTGAGATGTACTGGAGAGGTCTAGGAATCGGAGAGGACAAAGAAGCCGCTTTCGAACTTTATCTGCGTG encodes the following:
- the lexA gene encoding LexA repressor encodes the protein MQELTIRQQEILGYIQLHMRTQGTWPSFREIQSHFGFSSTNAVMGHLRALEKKGYISRVPGQARTFRITMELEEDHLPVEAKEVVDIPIFGAIAAGYPDGVESSGEIGRLQIDAETAGIRRARRAFALKVAGISMVDAGIHDGDVVILEQRPPQNGDIVAALIDGETTLKRFIKKIGHAPYLKAENKRYPKLYPVSELIIQGVAKAFVRNL
- the esiB_2 gene encoding Secretory immunoglobulin A-binding protein EsiB, encoding MHNSEILPIGALVNSLLYRMKRLLWAAFLILATSGLWATNEKNFSLRTEKHASPEMVLKQAEKAFQLDQYEEVRLALQALSKMRHPQARTWLGFMLALGLGGDIDQKKSKKLLMAAARSGSAPAARYLIWKFDAGDIDSTDEDEADEIRTLSRKNTKGLGITHFGWMVVDGESFRNNYQNTLDYISGLAKKDIRWAQYNMGVIYEEGRGVPTDMKEALIWYKKAADNGHNKAQFRIGKFHQDAYFGKPDFKAAVKWYKKAANQDHISADTHLAHLYANGRGVDRSDRLALRHYRKAAIRGDVEAQSELGYWYKTGREVDEDPLQSIYWLELAAKNGDLRSQTQLGQLYLGGQGVNGDSDKALYWLEKAAKRKSPAALYALGEMYWRGLGIGEDKEAAFELYLRAAKLGEPGAQTMVAIYYTQNLNNPPAMEEAVKWMERAAGQGYPEAEYQLALWFQQGFGLPKDTSQFIELLDRAATQGVLQAQVLQKHINLSDKTIDEAVAQHFKFIQSRYASQKYLELTAEETKFNVDLKNRPPQPIHVHSPRYPIHLEGTDLHGTVTVILLVNENGFVSEASVEKSFHPDFEQPTLDAIKQWRFNPALRDGTPIVKEIRVPIKF